Sequence from the Aneurinibacillus sp. REN35 genome:
CGCTTTGTGCGAATTATTTTATTATAAAAGGCGAGCGCCGACAATACATCGGACGCTCGCCTTTTTCAGTTATCTCTGCTCGTCTTCGAGCGGATGGGCTTTGCCTTCCCACGGATTTACAAAGAATGCATCTACATCTTCACGTCTCACATCTTCGATAGTTGCCGGATTCCAGCTTGGGTTCCGATCCTTATCCACCAGGACTGAACGCACCCCTTCATAGAAATCATGACTATGCATGAAATGCATGCTCATATTCATCTCCATATGGAAGCATTCTGCAATCGACATGCTCTTGCCGCGCCGCAGTTGTTCCAAGGCTACAGCAAGCGAAATCGGCGACTTGCCGCGCAGCGTCTGTGCCGTCTCTTTCGCCCATTCATCTCCCGCCTGTGCTGCTTGCTCAAGGGAAGCAAGAATCTCTGCTACCGAGTCAAAGGCGAAGTGCTGATCAACTTTTTCCTGCACCTCTGCAAGCGGTGCAGGAGGCATATTGTCTACGGCATATTTCGTAATGAGTTCACGCAGTTTGACCCCAGCCTCTTCACGCTCCACCCTGCTCCAATCGAGCGTTTGCACTTCTTCTTTTACCGCATTCCACTGTGCGGATTCGATATAATAATCAGCGGCACCGAGATATACAGCGTCCGCTCCCGTAAACAAATGAGCCGTCAACGCAAGATAAAGCCCCATTTCACCTGGCATTTGGTTCAAGAAATAGCTTCCGCCCACATCTGGAAAGAACCCGATATTCATCTCCGGCATGGACAATTTTGAGCGCTCAGTCACCACGCGATCGCTCGCAAAAATGGACACGCCAACCCCACCACCCATGACGATACCGTTCATATAGGCAAGAATCGGCTTCGGATAGTGATGCAGCGCCAAATTCATTTTGTACTCAATGGAAAAAAAGTTCAGGGCATGCTCTTCTACATCCTCGTCGCGTTTATCATAAAACGAGCGCATATCCCCGCCCGCACACAACCCTTTTTCTCCTGCTCCTTCGATCAATATAAGCGTAACGGCAGAATCTTGCTCCCATTCGGCAAGCTTCTTACCGATCTCATCAACCATAGACAGCGATAGCGCATTGAGCGCCTTTGGACGGTTCAACAGGATATGTCCCACCCCGTTTACGACTTGAAAAACTACTTCATTGTTCGTTTGCACTGTGTTCTCCACTCGATATCCTCCTATTCTTCTTCACTATTCTGTATTTTTTCGACAAATATCGAGAAAATCCTTTTTCGAAAACACATCTACTCCGCTTCTTCTTTATAAAAGCGCTCCCCTGTATCCGGCTGATAATAAACACGCAGTCTCTTGCCCGTAGTCGGGTCGAAGGAGACTTCCTCTGTCCGAACAAAGCCCTGTGGTACGTCCTGCTTTGACTTATTTTTAAAACGCTTATCCCAGATCAGCCAGGACAGCAGCACAATAACAAGCACCAATGCGAACTGAAGTCCAACATATCCGGCAATCAGATTTCCCCAACTCATATCTCGATCGGCTCTGCTACGACAGCTGTACCGTATGCTACAATTTCACTCATGTTCGCACCGATTTCACCCGAATCAAAGCGCATCATCACAACGGCATTCGCTCCCATAGTCTGAGCGTTCTGCACCATGCGATCGAGCGCTTGCTTGCGCGCATCTTCTAACATCTCCGTATACTGATTGATTTCTCCGCCAACCAGCCCTTTCAATGCAGCAGTAATATCCTTGCCAAGTCCTCTTGCCCGAACGGTCAAACCAAAAGCAGGGCCTTTGATTTCTACAATGCGATGGTTGGCAATGTTCTCTGTCGTTACAATAATCATGATGAAACCACTCCTTTAATATTATCGTTATTGATATTGATAATATTTGATTCTACTGGAACTGTCAATGTGCATCGTCCCTCTTTCACACAAAAAAACCGGCAAACAGCATGTCCTGTTTACCGGTTGCATATTACCAGCTCGCTTTTTTCACGCCGGGCAGCTGACCTTGATAGGCCAGATCCCGGATGCAAATACGGCATAATTTGAATTTACGATACACGGAGTGCGGACGGCCACAGCGTTCACAGCGTGTATATCCCTGCACTTTAAATTTTGGCTTCCGTTGTTGTTTGACAACCATTGATTTTTTTGCCATAACGTCCTCCTTTAGTAATCTACTGCTTTATCGTCATACACATATCTGTGTGAATAAACATACGTTCTTTCTATCATAGCATGCTGCTTGAGCGGATGCAAAGCCAATGATTAGCTGTTCTCGGCCTCGATTTCCTCAACTAACAAGCTCAGTTCGGTCCATCTCTCCACCTTGGCTTCCAATTCAGCATCCACCTGTTCTTTTTCCTTCGTCAAGTCTGCAATTTTCCCGTAATCGCTACCTGCCTGCGCCATCTCACGCGCAAGCGCTTCGCTTCGCTCCTCTAATGCTGCAATGTCTTGCTCAATGCTCTCAAACTCGGTCTTTTCCTTATAGGAAAGTTTGCGCGGCCTGTCTTTTTTCTCCCGCACCACGGTCTCTGTCTTTTCCTTCGACGCTGCCTTTCTGCTCTCTGCTAGTTTACGCAGTTCGATATATTCACTGTAATTGCCCATATATTCGGTAATCACACCATCGCCCTCAAAGGCAAACAATCGCTCCGCTGTCCGATCAAGAAAATACCGATCATGCGATACGATAATGACAACACCAGGGAAATTCTCCAAATAGTCTTCGAGAATGGAAAGCGTCTGAATATCGAGGTCGTTCGTCGGCTCGTCAAGCAGCAGGACATTCGGCTCACCCATCAAGACACGAAGCAAATACAAGCGGCGCTTCTCCCCGCCTGAGAGCCGCCCTAGCAGCGTCCCATGCATATCCGGCGCAAAAAGAAACCGCTCTAGCATCTGTCCGGCAGACACGGTTTTTCCATCCGCCAAATGAATCACATGTCCGGCTTCCTTAATATAGTCAATGACACGCTGATTTTCATCCATATTCACATTTTCCTGACCGTAGTAACCTATACGTACGGTCGAACCAAGAATCGCCTCACCGGCGGTTGGAGCAAACTTTCCGGTAATGATGTTGAGCAGGGTTGATTTACCGCTCCCGTTCGGTCCAACGATCCCCACCCGGTCTCCCGGTACCGCGATGTAACTAAAATCTCGAATCATAGTCCGCTCGCCGAAGGCCATCGAGATATGATCAAGCTCAATGATTTTTTTGCCAAGTCGCTGGGATTTCAATTCAATCTCAAGCGCCTGCTGCTTCTCCTGCGGTTTATTCTCCTGCAAGGCATGAACACGATCGATCCTTGCCTTTTG
This genomic interval carries:
- a CDS encoding type Z 30S ribosomal protein S14; this encodes MAKKSMVVKQQRKPKFKVQGYTRCERCGRPHSVYRKFKLCRICIRDLAYQGQLPGVKKASW
- a CDS encoding YbjQ family protein, translating into MIIVTTENIANHRIVEIKGPAFGLTVRARGLGKDITAALKGLVGGEINQYTEMLEDARKQALDRMVQNAQTMGANAVVMMRFDSGEIGANMSEIVAYGTAVVAEPIEI
- a CDS encoding enoyl-CoA hydratase/isomerase family protein, translating into MENTVQTNNEVVFQVVNGVGHILLNRPKALNALSLSMVDEIGKKLAEWEQDSAVTLILIEGAGEKGLCAGGDMRSFYDKRDEDVEEHALNFFSIEYKMNLALHHYPKPILAYMNGIVMGGGVGVSIFASDRVVTERSKLSMPEMNIGFFPDVGGSYFLNQMPGEMGLYLALTAHLFTGADAVYLGAADYYIESAQWNAVKEEVQTLDWSRVEREEAGVKLRELITKYAVDNMPPAPLAEVQEKVDQHFAFDSVAEILASLEQAAQAGDEWAKETAQTLRGKSPISLAVALEQLRRGKSMSIAECFHMEMNMSMHFMHSHDFYEGVRSVLVDKDRNPSWNPATIEDVRREDVDAFFVNPWEGKAHPLEDEQR
- a CDS encoding ABC-F family ATP-binding cassette domain-containing protein, giving the protein MNILTAENLSKSYGMKTLFENISLGIQDGERIGIIGVNGTGKSTLLKVLAGIVPPDGGTVTSGNRMRVEFLSQNPQFEEEGTVLDQIFAGDSPLIQLIKEYEHTVERISREPENEKLQQKLADLNEQMDRTGAWDVEANAKSILTRLGIYDFSTEVRLLSGGQRKRVAMARALINPADLLILDEPTNHIDNETVEWLEGYLSRFKGALLLITHDRYFLDRVVNRIIELDRGYLYSYDGNYSYFLEKKAEREEREQASEATRQNILRRELAWLRRGAKARTTKQKARIDRVHALQENKPQEKQQALEIELKSQRLGKKIIELDHISMAFGERTMIRDFSYIAVPGDRVGIVGPNGSGKSTLLNIITGKFAPTAGEAILGSTVRIGYYGQENVNMDENQRVIDYIKEAGHVIHLADGKTVSAGQMLERFLFAPDMHGTLLGRLSGGEKRRLYLLRVLMGEPNVLLLDEPTNDLDIQTLSILEDYLENFPGVVIIVSHDRYFLDRTAERLFAFEGDGVITEYMGNYSEYIELRKLAESRKAASKEKTETVVREKKDRPRKLSYKEKTEFESIEQDIAALEERSEALAREMAQAGSDYGKIADLTKEKEQVDAELEAKVERWTELSLLVEEIEAENS